Proteins encoded in a region of the Nitrospirota bacterium genome:
- a CDS encoding metallophosphoesterase, translated as MIGIISDTHDDMAQIARVVELFNQRGVSHVLHAGDLVSPFTFEVLGGLRASFSGIYGNNDGDRILLKEKSGGSLHIQPLMLTAGEKKFAIVHEPLAVEALALSGLYDAVIYGHTHTPDVRKVKETVVINPGKVARLHKGKSTAALLETGTMAVEIIEL; from the coding sequence ATGATAGGCATCATCTCCGACACACATGACGACATGGCACAGATTGCCCGCGTGGTGGAGCTTTTCAACCAACGTGGCGTCTCCCACGTCCTGCACGCAGGGGACCTGGTCTCGCCCTTTACCTTCGAGGTTCTCGGCGGCCTGCGGGCCTCCTTCTCGGGGATTTACGGCAACAACGACGGGGACCGCATTTTGCTCAAGGAAAAATCAGGCGGCAGCCTCCACATCCAGCCTCTCATGCTCACCGCGGGGGAGAAGAAGTTCGCCATCGTCCATGAGCCCCTCGCGGTGGAGGCCCTGGCTTTAAGCGGACTCTACGATGCCGTCATCTACGGGCACACCCACACGCCCGACGTCCGGAAGGTGAAAGAGACCGTGGTGATAAACCCCGGCAAGGTGGCCAGGCTCCATAAGGGGAAGTCCACCGCGGCCCTGCTTGAGACCGGGACCATGGCGGTGGAGATTATCGAGCTCTAA